The following coding sequences are from one Acipenser ruthenus chromosome 7, fAciRut3.2 maternal haplotype, whole genome shotgun sequence window:
- the LOC117415011 gene encoding interferon-related developmental regulator 1-like isoform X4, producing MYRVIQRGQPRRMQPFSDEDASIETLSHCSSFSDSASVAEEGGDVCEEATQEDFEYKLKGFIDSTMDKSTKARQSALGGLKTAMASKILYEFILERRMTITDSIERCLKKGKGDEQCAAASLACLLCIQLGAGIESEDVFKTLKPIFKNILADGTANIQTRQACATSLGVCSLVAADDILDVYATMECFESLFAKSYVKEDGTRSVYNAQTTVLHINALLSWTLLLTICSNTEVKRILKKHLPKLPSLLDCDDVNMRIAAGETLALLFELARDVDAEFEYEDLESLCAKLRALATDGNKHRAKNDKRKQRPVFRDVLRAVEEGEFQTEMIKFGTERMYIDSWVIKRTYDAFTEFVGSGMNYHLQANEFIRNVFELGPPMMVDAATLKAMKVSRFERHLYNAAAFKARTKARNKFRDKRVDIGEFI from the exons ATGTACAGGGTGATacaaa GAGGACAGCCGAGACGGATGCAGCCTTTCAGTGACGAAGATGCATCCATTGAAACCTTGagccactgcagcagtttcagtgATTCAGCCAGTGTAGCTGAGGAAG GAGGTGATGTTTGTGAAGAAGCAACTCAAGAAGATTTCGAGTACAAGTTAAAGGGATTTATTGACAGTACAATGGATAAAAG CACCAAGGCAAGACAGAGTGCTCTCGGAGGACTGAAAACTGCCATGGCATCCAAAATACTGTATGAATTTATCCTGGAAAGGAGGATGACAATAACAGACAGCATTGAGCGCTGCTTGAAGAAAG GCAAAGGTGACGAGCAGTGTGCTGCCGCATCATTGGCCTGTCTCCTCTGCATTCAGCTGGGAGCTGGGATAGAAAGTGAAGACGTTTTCAAGACCCTGAAGCCCATTTTTAAGAACATTCTTGCTGATGGAACTGCCAACATACAAACCAGACAGGCT tgTGCAACCAGTTTGGGAGTTTGCAGTTTGGTTGCTGCAGATGATATTTTG GATGTGTATGCAACTATGGAATGCTTTGAAAGCCTCTTCGCTAAATCCTATGTAAAGGAAGATGGGACTCGTAGCGTCTACAATGCCCAAACTACAGTGCTTCACATCAATGCTCTTTTGTCATGGACTCTACTGCTGACCATTTGTTCCAACACTGAAGTGAAAAGAATTCTAAAAAA ACACTTGCCTAAACTCCCCAGTCTGTTGGATTGCGATGATGTAAACATGAGGATTGCTGCTGGAGAGACCCTTGCTCTTCTGTTTGAATTGGCCAGAGATGTAGATGCT GAGTTTGAATATGAAGACTTGGAATCTTTATGTGCAAAACTGAGAGCCCTTGCCACAGATGGGAACAAACACAGAGCCAAAAATGATAAAAGGAAGCAGAGGCCTGTCTTCAGAGATGTTCTAAGGGCTGTAgag GAGGGAGAATTCCAGACGGAGATGATCAAGTTTGGAACAGAGCGCATGTACATTGACAGCTGGGTGATTAAGAGGACCTACGATGCCTTCACAGAGTttgtaggatcgggaatgaattATCATCTACAG GCTAATGAGTTTATACGAAATGTTTTTGAGCTTGGACCCCCAATGATGGTTGATGCTGCAACCCTAAAGGCAATGAAAGTCTCCCGTTTTGAGAGG cacttgtATAATGCTGCAGCCTTTAAAGCTCGGACTAAGGCCAGGAATAAGTTTCGGGACAAAAGGGTGGACATTGGAGAATTCATTTAA
- the LOC117415011 gene encoding interferon-related developmental regulator 1-like isoform X2 — translation MPRSKKRSNKGGGQPRRMQPFSDEDASIETLSHCSSFSDSASVAEEGGDVCEEATQEDFEYKLKGFIDSTMDKSTKARQSALGGLKTAMASKILYEFILERRMTITDSIERCLKKGKGDEQCAAASLACLLCIQLGAGIESEDVFKTLKPIFKNILADGTANIQTRQACATSLGVCSLVAADDILDVYATMECFESLFAKSYVKEDGTRSVYNAQTTVLHINALLSWTLLLTICSNTEVKRILKKHLPKLPSLLDCDDVNMRIAAGETLALLFELARDVDAEFEYEDLESLCAKLRALATDGNKHRAKNDKRKQRPVFRDVLRAVEEGEFQTEMIKFGTERMYIDSWVIKRTYDAFTEFVGSGMNYHLQANEFIRNVFELGPPMMVDAATLKAMKVSRFERHLYNAAAFKARTKARNKFRDKRVDIGEFI, via the exons ATGCCACGGTCCAAAAAGCGGAGTAATAAAGGAG GAGGACAGCCGAGACGGATGCAGCCTTTCAGTGACGAAGATGCATCCATTGAAACCTTGagccactgcagcagtttcagtgATTCAGCCAGTGTAGCTGAGGAAG GAGGTGATGTTTGTGAAGAAGCAACTCAAGAAGATTTCGAGTACAAGTTAAAGGGATTTATTGACAGTACAATGGATAAAAG CACCAAGGCAAGACAGAGTGCTCTCGGAGGACTGAAAACTGCCATGGCATCCAAAATACTGTATGAATTTATCCTGGAAAGGAGGATGACAATAACAGACAGCATTGAGCGCTGCTTGAAGAAAG GCAAAGGTGACGAGCAGTGTGCTGCCGCATCATTGGCCTGTCTCCTCTGCATTCAGCTGGGAGCTGGGATAGAAAGTGAAGACGTTTTCAAGACCCTGAAGCCCATTTTTAAGAACATTCTTGCTGATGGAACTGCCAACATACAAACCAGACAGGCT tgTGCAACCAGTTTGGGAGTTTGCAGTTTGGTTGCTGCAGATGATATTTTG GATGTGTATGCAACTATGGAATGCTTTGAAAGCCTCTTCGCTAAATCCTATGTAAAGGAAGATGGGACTCGTAGCGTCTACAATGCCCAAACTACAGTGCTTCACATCAATGCTCTTTTGTCATGGACTCTACTGCTGACCATTTGTTCCAACACTGAAGTGAAAAGAATTCTAAAAAA ACACTTGCCTAAACTCCCCAGTCTGTTGGATTGCGATGATGTAAACATGAGGATTGCTGCTGGAGAGACCCTTGCTCTTCTGTTTGAATTGGCCAGAGATGTAGATGCT GAGTTTGAATATGAAGACTTGGAATCTTTATGTGCAAAACTGAGAGCCCTTGCCACAGATGGGAACAAACACAGAGCCAAAAATGATAAAAGGAAGCAGAGGCCTGTCTTCAGAGATGTTCTAAGGGCTGTAgag GAGGGAGAATTCCAGACGGAGATGATCAAGTTTGGAACAGAGCGCATGTACATTGACAGCTGGGTGATTAAGAGGACCTACGATGCCTTCACAGAGTttgtaggatcgggaatgaattATCATCTACAG GCTAATGAGTTTATACGAAATGTTTTTGAGCTTGGACCCCCAATGATGGTTGATGCTGCAACCCTAAAGGCAATGAAAGTCTCCCGTTTTGAGAGG cacttgtATAATGCTGCAGCCTTTAAAGCTCGGACTAAGGCCAGGAATAAGTTTCGGGACAAAAGGGTGGACATTGGAGAATTCATTTAA
- the LOC117415011 gene encoding interferon-related developmental regulator 1-like isoform X3 has translation MAYDRGQPRRMQPFSDEDASIETLSHCSSFSDSASVAEEGGDVCEEATQEDFEYKLKGFIDSTMDKSTKARQSALGGLKTAMASKILYEFILERRMTITDSIERCLKKGKGDEQCAAASLACLLCIQLGAGIESEDVFKTLKPIFKNILADGTANIQTRQACATSLGVCSLVAADDILDVYATMECFESLFAKSYVKEDGTRSVYNAQTTVLHINALLSWTLLLTICSNTEVKRILKKHLPKLPSLLDCDDVNMRIAAGETLALLFELARDVDAEFEYEDLESLCAKLRALATDGNKHRAKNDKRKQRPVFRDVLRAVEEGEFQTEMIKFGTERMYIDSWVIKRTYDAFTEFVGSGMNYHLQANEFIRNVFELGPPMMVDAATLKAMKVSRFERHLYNAAAFKARTKARNKFRDKRVDIGEFI, from the exons ATGGCCTATGATA GAGGACAGCCGAGACGGATGCAGCCTTTCAGTGACGAAGATGCATCCATTGAAACCTTGagccactgcagcagtttcagtgATTCAGCCAGTGTAGCTGAGGAAG GAGGTGATGTTTGTGAAGAAGCAACTCAAGAAGATTTCGAGTACAAGTTAAAGGGATTTATTGACAGTACAATGGATAAAAG CACCAAGGCAAGACAGAGTGCTCTCGGAGGACTGAAAACTGCCATGGCATCCAAAATACTGTATGAATTTATCCTGGAAAGGAGGATGACAATAACAGACAGCATTGAGCGCTGCTTGAAGAAAG GCAAAGGTGACGAGCAGTGTGCTGCCGCATCATTGGCCTGTCTCCTCTGCATTCAGCTGGGAGCTGGGATAGAAAGTGAAGACGTTTTCAAGACCCTGAAGCCCATTTTTAAGAACATTCTTGCTGATGGAACTGCCAACATACAAACCAGACAGGCT tgTGCAACCAGTTTGGGAGTTTGCAGTTTGGTTGCTGCAGATGATATTTTG GATGTGTATGCAACTATGGAATGCTTTGAAAGCCTCTTCGCTAAATCCTATGTAAAGGAAGATGGGACTCGTAGCGTCTACAATGCCCAAACTACAGTGCTTCACATCAATGCTCTTTTGTCATGGACTCTACTGCTGACCATTTGTTCCAACACTGAAGTGAAAAGAATTCTAAAAAA ACACTTGCCTAAACTCCCCAGTCTGTTGGATTGCGATGATGTAAACATGAGGATTGCTGCTGGAGAGACCCTTGCTCTTCTGTTTGAATTGGCCAGAGATGTAGATGCT GAGTTTGAATATGAAGACTTGGAATCTTTATGTGCAAAACTGAGAGCCCTTGCCACAGATGGGAACAAACACAGAGCCAAAAATGATAAAAGGAAGCAGAGGCCTGTCTTCAGAGATGTTCTAAGGGCTGTAgag GAGGGAGAATTCCAGACGGAGATGATCAAGTTTGGAACAGAGCGCATGTACATTGACAGCTGGGTGATTAAGAGGACCTACGATGCCTTCACAGAGTttgtaggatcgggaatgaattATCATCTACAG GCTAATGAGTTTATACGAAATGTTTTTGAGCTTGGACCCCCAATGATGGTTGATGCTGCAACCCTAAAGGCAATGAAAGTCTCCCGTTTTGAGAGG cacttgtATAATGCTGCAGCCTTTAAAGCTCGGACTAAGGCCAGGAATAAGTTTCGGGACAAAAGGGTGGACATTGGAGAATTCATTTAA
- the LOC117415011 gene encoding interferon-related developmental regulator 1-like isoform X1, protein MRLTSIGRISIQQSDMFGGQPRRMQPFSDEDASIETLSHCSSFSDSASVAEEGGDVCEEATQEDFEYKLKGFIDSTMDKSTKARQSALGGLKTAMASKILYEFILERRMTITDSIERCLKKGKGDEQCAAASLACLLCIQLGAGIESEDVFKTLKPIFKNILADGTANIQTRQACATSLGVCSLVAADDILDVYATMECFESLFAKSYVKEDGTRSVYNAQTTVLHINALLSWTLLLTICSNTEVKRILKKHLPKLPSLLDCDDVNMRIAAGETLALLFELARDVDAEFEYEDLESLCAKLRALATDGNKHRAKNDKRKQRPVFRDVLRAVEEGEFQTEMIKFGTERMYIDSWVIKRTYDAFTEFVGSGMNYHLQANEFIRNVFELGPPMMVDAATLKAMKVSRFERHLYNAAAFKARTKARNKFRDKRVDIGEFI, encoded by the exons ATGCGCCTGACATCCATCGGGAGAATTTCTATTCAGCAGAGTGACATGTTTG GAGGACAGCCGAGACGGATGCAGCCTTTCAGTGACGAAGATGCATCCATTGAAACCTTGagccactgcagcagtttcagtgATTCAGCCAGTGTAGCTGAGGAAG GAGGTGATGTTTGTGAAGAAGCAACTCAAGAAGATTTCGAGTACAAGTTAAAGGGATTTATTGACAGTACAATGGATAAAAG CACCAAGGCAAGACAGAGTGCTCTCGGAGGACTGAAAACTGCCATGGCATCCAAAATACTGTATGAATTTATCCTGGAAAGGAGGATGACAATAACAGACAGCATTGAGCGCTGCTTGAAGAAAG GCAAAGGTGACGAGCAGTGTGCTGCCGCATCATTGGCCTGTCTCCTCTGCATTCAGCTGGGAGCTGGGATAGAAAGTGAAGACGTTTTCAAGACCCTGAAGCCCATTTTTAAGAACATTCTTGCTGATGGAACTGCCAACATACAAACCAGACAGGCT tgTGCAACCAGTTTGGGAGTTTGCAGTTTGGTTGCTGCAGATGATATTTTG GATGTGTATGCAACTATGGAATGCTTTGAAAGCCTCTTCGCTAAATCCTATGTAAAGGAAGATGGGACTCGTAGCGTCTACAATGCCCAAACTACAGTGCTTCACATCAATGCTCTTTTGTCATGGACTCTACTGCTGACCATTTGTTCCAACACTGAAGTGAAAAGAATTCTAAAAAA ACACTTGCCTAAACTCCCCAGTCTGTTGGATTGCGATGATGTAAACATGAGGATTGCTGCTGGAGAGACCCTTGCTCTTCTGTTTGAATTGGCCAGAGATGTAGATGCT GAGTTTGAATATGAAGACTTGGAATCTTTATGTGCAAAACTGAGAGCCCTTGCCACAGATGGGAACAAACACAGAGCCAAAAATGATAAAAGGAAGCAGAGGCCTGTCTTCAGAGATGTTCTAAGGGCTGTAgag GAGGGAGAATTCCAGACGGAGATGATCAAGTTTGGAACAGAGCGCATGTACATTGACAGCTGGGTGATTAAGAGGACCTACGATGCCTTCACAGAGTttgtaggatcgggaatgaattATCATCTACAG GCTAATGAGTTTATACGAAATGTTTTTGAGCTTGGACCCCCAATGATGGTTGATGCTGCAACCCTAAAGGCAATGAAAGTCTCCCGTTTTGAGAGG cacttgtATAATGCTGCAGCCTTTAAAGCTCGGACTAAGGCCAGGAATAAGTTTCGGGACAAAAGGGTGGACATTGGAGAATTCATTTAA
- the znf277 gene encoding zinc finger protein 277 has translation MAASVVQYNVKDGKDSILEPLSLPESPGGSIPPDNSTSVPCILCEESYSLTEKDALLKHLILEHKLVIADVKLIADFRRYILYWRKRFPEQPIIDFCSVIRTNSEGPVEGQEDYFLLCDVLPEDRLLREQLQQKRLEEILEQQQRERNDASFHRVCTFCNDEFTGNRSLLLNHMAIEHGFNMGLPDNIVYCTEFLDTLQRKLDNLQCLYCEKTFRDKTTLKDHMRKKQHRRINAKNQEYDKFYVINYLELGKTWEEVQSEDDREMIEDQDDDWSDWQDHPVCAVCLFCEHQSETMDKIYSHMKDTHGFDLAKIKTELGLKFYQQVKLVNFMRREIHQCRCYGCKEKFPSKAEVLKHIMDAKHIMALQDKSTWDQPQYYFPTYENDALLCALSDSESESETDNQSKEIPVIAEDISNLKALKQTSVLNQLLKDRTYSS, from the exons atggCAAAGATTCTATTTTGGAGCCCCTGTCTTTACCGGAAAGCCCAGGCGGAAGTATACCTCCAGACAATTCCACTTCTGTGCCCTGCATCCTGTGTGAGGAAAGCTATTCTCTTACTGAAAAGGATGCACTCCTGAAGCATTTGATACTTGAGCACAAACTGGTGATAGCTGATGTCAAACTTATTGCTGATTTTAGAAG aTACATCTTGTACTGGAGGAAAAGATTTCCTGAGCAGCCTATTATTGATTTCTGCAGTGTGATAAGGACAAATTCAGAAGGCCCTGTcg AAGGACAAGAGGATTACTTTCTGCTGTGTGATGTTTTACCAGAGGACAGGCTTCTTAGGGAGCAGCTTCAACAGAAAAGACTG GAAGAGATCCTTGAACAACAGCAGCGAGAGAGAAATGATGCCAGCTTTCACCGTGTTTGTACGTTTTGTAATGATGAATTCACTGGAAATAG GTCTTTGCTTCTCAACCATATGGCGATAGAGCATGGCTTTAACATGGGGCTCCCAGACAACATTGTGTACTGCACTGAATTCCTGGACACGCTGCAGAGGAAACTTGACAA TCTGCAGTGTCTTTACTGTGAGAAAACCTTCAGAGACAAAACAACCCTGAAAGATCACATGAGGAAGAAACAGCACCGGAGAATAAATGCTAAAAACCAGGAATATGACAAGTTCTATGTTATCAACTACTTG gAACTGGGAAAGACCTGGGAAGAAGTTCAATCTGAAGATGACCGAGAGATGATAGAAGATCAAGATGA TGACTGGTCTGACTGGCAAGATCACCCAGTTTGTGCTGTCTGTCTTTTTTGTGAACATCAGTCAGAAACTATGGACAAGATATACAGTCACATGAAG GATACACATGGATTTGATCTGGCTAAAATAAAGACTGAACTTG GTTTAAAGTTCTACCAGCAGGTGAAATTAGTAAACTTCATGAGAAGAGAAATCCATCAGTGTCGGTGTTACGGATGCAAAGAAAAGTTTCCTTCCAAAGCTGAAGTTCTGAAGCATATCATGGATGCAAAACATATTATGGCGCTGCAAGATAAATCCACATGGGATCAACCTCA GTATTACTTTCCAACCTATGAAAATGATGCCCTCCTTTGTGCCCTGTCTGACAGCGAGAGCGAATCGGAGACTGATAATCAAAGCAAAGAAATCCCTGTCATTGCAGAAGACATTTCAAACCTAAAAGCACTAAAGCAGACCAGTGTGTTAAATCAGCTGTTAAAAGACAGGACCTACAGCAGCTAG